The Desulfuromonadales bacterium DNA window CGGCGTGGCGAGTCCCCATTAGCATACCAAGTGATTGTGCCCTCCACCCCTTAGCCGGATTCTTCAAGGCTTCGGCCAGGGCATGATAGGCACAGTACTGATACTGTTCTTTGGGCTGCCTTCGAGCACCCGGTCGCTATAGGTGACGTAAACCAGCACGTTGCGCTCGCGATCAAAAAAACGAACGACCTGCAGCTCCTTGAACAGAAGGCTGCGGCGTTCATCGAAAACCTGCTCGCCGTCCTTGAGCTCGTCGACAAAGCTGATTGGTCCGATCTGTCGGCAGGCAATGCTGGCGTCGCTGGTATCCTCGGCAACACCGATCGCGCCCTTGACCCCCCCTGTCTGCGCACGGCTGATGTGACAGGCCACCCCCTTGACCTTCGGGTCATCGAAGCCGTCGACCACGATCTTGTCGTTGGGTCCCACCCAGCGAAACCGGGTACTCACCTCTCCGGTGCCTCCCCGTTCCGGGCGACTGACCAGCCACCAGACGGCCCCCAAGAGCAGCAACAGCACCAGGGCGCCCAGCATTATTCCTGCACGTTTCATAATTTCGTCCTTGCTCCCAATGAGATGAACAACGGGCCGGGCCAATGGGGAGCGGCAGCCTTATTCTGTTATTTGAAACGGGATTTGGCCGAGTCGATGGCCTCCCCCATAGCCGTCCAGGCCAATTCGATGCCTGATTTCAGGTCTTTCCAGGCGCCTTCTC harbors:
- a CDS encoding CreA family protein, encoding MKRAGIMLGALVLLLLLGAVWWLVSRPERGGTGEVSTRFRWVGPNDKIVVDGFDDPKVKGVACHISRAQTGGVKGAIGVAEDTSDASIACRQIGPISFVDELKDGEQVFDERRSLLFKELQVVRFFDRERNVLVYVTYSDRVLEGSPKNSISTVPIMPWPKP